From Drosophila yakuba strain Tai18E2 chromosome 2L, Prin_Dyak_Tai18E2_2.1, whole genome shotgun sequence, one genomic window encodes:
- the LOC6526795 gene encoding uncharacterized protein LOC6526795 — translation MQNVYQTKHDKAASRRRILAWINSLLGTSFTCLEDLRTGVEYCQMLHKLQPSAIRLNKVFKKPRTHYEFVHNMRLLQKSLFKQGVEKQIPIQRLVSGGNSENLEFARWFKAFYDLNYQLLRGENTKDAQDSEINVMKTSVEPQSIPECFGDTEKSRNGSGCMNYLHSINPRLVSSASSPHSKEPVKNFENYQRCECGRYKHSTTPSSNSVFKSNDHQRESSLLRFRRRELLGSINSTANLRWSHLKNRHYFRMAHSFYDMLETVNRRTAHINSTLNTISRNLIRENPEVCSKVFHKKYRNLYSRLIKNPTNLKSKRKKNTQENSQPTSLTLSLPRKDYLQMLRTPVDRGLVKST, via the exons ATGCAAAACGTATACCAGACTAAGCATGACAAAGCTGCGTCCCGTCGCAGAATCCTTGCTTGGATAAACAGCCTTCTTGGCACCAGTTTCACGTGTTTAGAGGACCTGCGAACCGGCGTGGAATATTGTCAAATGCTTCACAAGCTGCAGCCGTCGGCTATTAGGTTGAATAAGGTCTTCAAGAAACCAAGGACCCATTATGAATTTGTGCATAATATGAGACTGCTGCAAAAGAGTCTCTTCAAACAGGGCGTTGAGAAGCAAATCCCCATTCAGCGACTGGTCTCTGGTGGTAATAGCGAGAATTTGGAGTTTGCCCGGTGGTTCAAGGCATTCTATGATCTTAACTATCAACTGTTAAGGGGCGAAAACACAAAAGATGCTCAGGATAGTGAGATAAATGTAATGAAGACAAGTGTAGAACCCCAATCAATACCTGAATGTTTCGGGGATACCGAAAAAAGCAGGAATGGATCAGGATGTATGAATTATTTACATTCCATAAATCCTAGATTAGTTTCATCTGCAAGCAGTCCACATTCAAAGGAACCAgtaaaaaattttgaaaactaCCAGAGGTGTGAATGTGGAAGATATAAGCATTCAACAACACCCAGTAGTAACTCGGTATTCAAATCTAATGATCATCAAAGAGAATCTTCCTTATTGCGGTTTCGTCGAAGGGAATTGTTGGGCTCGATAAACTCTACGGCAAACCTACGGTGGTCACATCTAAAAAATCGCCACTATTTTCGAATGGCACACTCGTTCTATGACATGCTAGAGACCGTCAATAGAAGGACTGCACATATAAATTCAacattaaatacaatttcgaGAAACCTAATTAGAGAAAATCCAGAAGTTTGCAGCAAGGTTTTTCATAAGAAGTACAGAAACTTATATTCGCGATTAATCAAAAATCCAACTAACTTGAAATctaaaagaaagaaaaatacgCAAGAAAATTCCCAACCA ACAAGCCTGACATTGTCCTTGCCACGCAAGGACTACCTTCAGATGTTGAGGACCCCAGTAGATCGTGGACTAGTAAAATCGACGTAG